The following proteins are encoded in a genomic region of Paenibacillus sp. FSL H3-0469:
- a CDS encoding glycoside hydrolase family 172 protein, protein MNINPFQGGLSSLPLIKTGRSRAINAENPHGEKGKGGMASGPLGPSRKGSPCIRDVAPGATVTLAEISGPGIIEHIWITVTDHTEADTFVLRDLVLRMYWDDETEPSVESPLGDFFCNGFGRGCTVNSQPIVVNPTRGFNCYFPMPFRSKARIEIENQHEASIPAFFYQIDYCLHDELPEDTAYFHAQWKRQRITDKAEDYIILDNVKGRGQYVGTYMALTTLERYWWGEGEIKMYIDGDKEYPTICGTGTEDYFGGAWSFATQKDGKTIENTYCTPYMGYPYYSSHDEAVHNPYHNDDAPPMRGFYRWHILDPIRFQEDLKVTIQQIGVYKKGLFERQDDVASVAYWYQTEPHQPFTPLMGKEERWPR, encoded by the coding sequence ATGAATATCAACCCGTTCCAGGGAGGACTGTCGTCGCTCCCTCTGATCAAGACCGGCAGAAGCCGGGCCATTAACGCAGAGAATCCGCACGGTGAAAAAGGAAAAGGAGGGATGGCCTCCGGCCCTCTCGGCCCCTCCCGCAAAGGCTCGCCCTGTATCCGGGATGTGGCGCCCGGGGCAACTGTAACGCTGGCTGAGATCAGCGGCCCTGGCATTATCGAGCACATCTGGATTACGGTGACTGATCATACCGAAGCGGATACTTTTGTTCTGCGCGATCTGGTGCTGCGCATGTATTGGGACGATGAGACGGAGCCTTCCGTTGAGAGCCCGCTGGGCGATTTCTTCTGCAATGGCTTCGGGAGAGGCTGCACCGTCAATTCCCAGCCGATCGTTGTCAATCCGACAAGAGGATTCAACTGCTATTTTCCGATGCCGTTCCGGAGCAAAGCCAGAATTGAAATCGAGAACCAGCATGAAGCGTCAATTCCTGCCTTCTTCTACCAGATTGATTATTGCCTGCATGACGAGCTGCCTGAAGATACGGCTTACTTCCACGCGCAATGGAAGCGGCAGCGGATCACGGATAAAGCGGAGGATTATATCATTCTCGACAACGTCAAAGGCCGCGGCCAATATGTCGGAACCTACATGGCACTTACCACGCTGGAGCGCTACTGGTGGGGAGAGGGCGAGATCAAGATGTATATCGACGGCGATAAGGAGTATCCGACCATCTGCGGCACCGGCACTGAGGATTATTTCGGGGGTGCCTGGAGCTTTGCGACTCAAAAGGACGGCAAGACGATCGAGAACACGTACTGCACGCCATACATGGGCTATCCCTACTATTCCAGCCATGACGAGGCCGTCCATAATCCGTACCACAATGACGATGCGCCGCCCATGCGTGGATTTTACCGCTGGCACATTCTGGACCCCATCCGGTTCCAGGAGGATCTGAAGGTTACCATTCAGCAGATCGGCGTGTATAAAAAGGGGCTGTTCGAACGCCAGGATGACGTGGCATCGGTCGCCTATTGGTATCAGACTGAGCCGCATCAGCCTTTCACACCGCTGATGGGCAAGGAGGAACGCTGGCCGCGCTAA
- a CDS encoding extracellular solute-binding protein has translation MKRFWSLFLTGSLTIAVALSGCSGNNSKANETAAGTQDGGNAGKDEITLYTIQSTNPKFQDWLKEAEEKSGVKINWVAAPTDSDTRQQKVSTILSSGDNTVDILEINDEMATSFKNAGWLEPLQDTVLTDDVRKQLPQGYMKDMLTSSKGDLIGVPSYTGYLGLWVDQKKLDAAGMTSINNEEDFVKFLKATTKDGQYGYGGSWEKTYVFNEIATFVNLFGGDYFDWSNEGSRKAVKFMYDMANTWKVTPVDQIADKYEQMNQKFIDGKYASVFMWGTGTDYKQANRYGEDQIHMINMPEFAKRSIFTDSWSYVLNSASKNKDAAIKFLKYAASEDGELNGWKNFDRYPARADVAAQEEVAGDIKTIYSEIQSTNEVHGRPMLPQTMEFISEMGTLFQNYIQDKITLDDFCKKAQEAVERYK, from the coding sequence ATGAAACGATTTTGGTCCCTCTTCTTGACCGGCTCCTTAACGATCGCGGTTGCACTGTCCGGTTGCTCCGGTAATAACTCCAAGGCAAACGAGACGGCAGCCGGAACCCAGGATGGCGGCAACGCAGGCAAGGATGAGATTACCCTCTACACTATTCAGTCCACGAATCCTAAATTTCAGGATTGGCTCAAAGAAGCGGAGGAAAAGAGTGGCGTGAAGATCAACTGGGTCGCCGCGCCGACCGATTCGGACACCCGCCAGCAGAAGGTATCGACGATCCTTTCCTCCGGTGACAATACCGTTGACATCCTTGAGATCAATGATGAAATGGCAACCTCTTTTAAAAATGCCGGTTGGCTGGAGCCGCTGCAGGATACGGTCCTGACTGATGATGTGCGGAAACAGCTGCCGCAGGGCTATATGAAGGATATGCTGACCTCAAGCAAAGGTGATCTGATCGGCGTCCCCAGCTACACCGGTTATCTTGGCCTGTGGGTCGATCAGAAGAAGCTCGATGCCGCAGGCATGACTTCCATTAACAACGAAGAAGACTTTGTGAAATTTCTGAAAGCGACGACCAAAGACGGTCAGTACGGATACGGCGGCTCCTGGGAAAAGACGTATGTCTTCAACGAAATCGCGACCTTCGTCAATCTGTTCGGCGGCGATTACTTTGACTGGAGCAATGAAGGCAGCCGCAAGGCAGTCAAATTCATGTACGACATGGCCAATACCTGGAAGGTCACACCAGTGGATCAAATTGCGGACAAATATGAACAGATGAACCAGAAGTTCATCGACGGCAAATATGCTTCCGTCTTCATGTGGGGGACCGGTACGGATTACAAGCAGGCGAACCGCTACGGTGAAGATCAGATCCATATGATCAATATGCCGGAATTTGCGAAACGGAGTATCTTCACGGATTCCTGGAGCTATGTCCTGAACTCGGCTTCCAAGAACAAGGATGCTGCCATTAAGTTCCTGAAATATGCCGCCAGTGAAGACGGTGAATTGAACGGCTGGAAGAACTTTGACCGCTATCCGGCCAGAGCGGATGTTGCGGCCCAAGAAGAGGTTGCCGGAGACATCAAGACTATTTACAGCGAGATCCAATCGACCAACGAGGTGCATGGGCGTCCGATGCTGCCGCAGACGATGGAGTTCATCTCCGAGATGGGAACGCTGTTTCAGAACTACATCCAGGACAAAATTACGCTGGATGATTTCTGCAAAAAAGCACAGGAAGCCGTTGAACGTTACAAATAA
- a CDS encoding carbohydrate ABC transporter permease, translated as MIPKNSRSVPLTLTIWGLAAIVAFLILFPLWWIFISSITPAGELFSKPVKYWPAHPTLDSYRYLIKNVGLLPKIGNTAIIVGLSILIGMVISVMAAFSFARFRTRGLSIAVGFLLASMLIPDVVTARPLYDFLRSVHLYDTYTGLIILYISGILPFTILILQNYLNDIPVSIEESASIDGCGFFQSMFYVTIPLLRPALATVCIVNFITCLNNFFTPLFYSNGISVLSTAITQLPLRDNMYAVPWDLVSAMGWIIILPIIIFVAIFQRQIMEGIMAGGVKG; from the coding sequence ATGATCCCCAAAAACTCCAGATCTGTGCCGCTGACCCTGACCATATGGGGATTGGCTGCCATTGTCGCATTTCTTATTCTTTTTCCGCTGTGGTGGATCTTTATTTCTTCCATTACACCGGCCGGAGAGCTATTCTCCAAACCGGTCAAGTACTGGCCGGCCCATCCGACCTTGGACAGCTACCGTTATCTGATCAAGAATGTTGGCCTGTTGCCCAAAATAGGAAATACCGCAATTATTGTGGGGCTATCCATCCTGATTGGTATGGTCATCTCCGTCATGGCTGCCTTCAGTTTTGCCCGTTTCCGCACCAGAGGATTATCCATTGCCGTCGGCTTCCTGCTGGCCTCCATGCTGATTCCCGATGTGGTGACCGCGCGGCCGCTGTATGATTTTCTGCGCAGCGTTCATTTATACGATACGTATACCGGCCTGATCATCCTGTATATCAGCGGTATTCTTCCGTTCACCATCCTGATTCTGCAGAACTATCTGAATGATATTCCGGTCTCCATCGAGGAATCCGCCTCTATTGACGGCTGCGGCTTTTTCCAGTCGATGTTCTATGTGACGATTCCGCTCCTGAGACCGGCGCTGGCAACAGTATGTATCGTCAACTTTATTACCTGCCTGAACAATTTCTTCACACCGCTGTTCTATTCCAATGGCATCTCTGTGCTCTCAACAGCTATTACACAGTTGCCTCTTAGAGACAATATGTACGCGGTGCCCTGGGATCTGGTTAGTGCTATGGGCTGGATCATCATTCTGCCCATCATTATATTCGTCGCCATCTTCCAGAGACAGATCATGGAAGGCATTATGGCCGGCGGCGTCAAAGGCTGA
- a CDS encoding histidine kinase — MKFRRSIRYKLSMFLMVAILLPITASILISYFYTRHSLKEDAIRENSNTVRQGTTSLSNLLSGMNSISLYVYNNIQMPNSLYNILNRGYSDFLVEINIYSGLHAIEQSAKDIQQVYLYSDLTHQSWLLINGYLKRTAGNAGLDGHFLQPVDKNDPYMEPPHPSHNYGMEEFPYSPSNTVFTIHRPVYRAPLKERVGIVSIDFKLDGFRNIMNMLYDKGEENIYLLDDTGTVIYASEESQIGQKPSYAWLEHARYSYGSGHFYWQENGGFQGIVVFERFELFGRTWIVAKQIPDSYLYNNASRVLRMNVLVLITFLVISVAATLYVSLKLTTPIKKLTESIRRIKLGKLQFDGDSERSDEVGVLGSAIKNMVDTIDNLIMRELRLELANKDNQLKALQAQINPHFIFNTLQSIGSVALHNKVPKIYELTSSLGLMMHYTMNTEESVVPLAKEIAHVEAYLELQKQRFKEHLHYTIDIAEPSALELLVPKMILQPLVENCFKHGFESMQNAEIDIKLESGEDGLTLSIRDNGQGISPENLERLKQRMMQEASGGTVGGSIGLINVISRLSLFFNDEAGVSIGQVQPSGFYVVIRIPQRKDGRLYESTDRG, encoded by the coding sequence ATGAAATTCCGCCGCAGCATCCGCTATAAGTTGAGCATGTTTCTGATGGTCGCCATCCTCCTGCCGATCACCGCATCTATCCTGATTTCCTACTTCTATACCAGGCACTCGTTGAAAGAAGACGCTATCCGGGAAAACTCAAACACGGTCCGGCAAGGGACTACAAGCTTGAGCAATCTGCTCAGCGGGATGAACAGCATTTCCCTGTACGTATATAACAATATTCAGATGCCAAATAGCCTCTATAACATCCTGAACCGGGGCTACAGCGATTTTTTGGTCGAGATTAATATTTACTCCGGTCTTCATGCCATTGAACAGTCGGCCAAGGATATTCAGCAGGTCTATCTCTACTCTGACCTGACCCATCAATCCTGGCTGCTGATCAACGGCTATCTGAAGCGGACGGCGGGCAACGCCGGTCTTGACGGCCACTTCCTTCAACCGGTGGACAAAAATGACCCCTATATGGAGCCGCCCCACCCATCGCATAATTACGGCATGGAGGAATTCCCCTACAGCCCGTCCAACACTGTGTTTACCATTCATCGCCCGGTCTACCGGGCGCCGCTTAAAGAGAGGGTCGGCATAGTATCCATCGACTTCAAGCTTGACGGCTTTCGTAATATCATGAACATGCTCTATGACAAGGGAGAAGAAAACATCTATCTGCTGGATGATACCGGTACCGTCATCTATGCCTCCGAAGAAAGTCAGATTGGGCAAAAGCCGTCTTATGCCTGGCTGGAGCATGCCCGCTATAGCTATGGCTCCGGCCACTTTTACTGGCAAGAGAACGGCGGCTTCCAGGGGATTGTCGTCTTCGAGAGATTTGAACTGTTCGGGCGGACCTGGATTGTAGCCAAGCAGATTCCGGACAGTTATCTATACAACAACGCCTCACGCGTGCTTCGGATGAATGTGCTTGTCCTGATAACCTTCCTGGTCATTTCGGTTGCGGCAACGCTGTACGTGTCGCTTAAGCTAACCACCCCGATCAAGAAATTGACTGAGTCGATCCGGCGGATCAAATTGGGAAAGCTGCAGTTTGATGGGGATTCGGAACGCAGCGATGAGGTCGGTGTGCTTGGCAGTGCGATCAAGAATATGGTCGATACGATCGACAATCTGATTATGCGGGAACTCCGGCTGGAGCTTGCCAACAAGGATAACCAGCTGAAGGCGCTTCAGGCTCAGATCAATCCGCATTTTATCTTTAATACCTTGCAGTCCATCGGATCTGTGGCCTTGCACAACAAGGTGCCCAAGATATACGAGCTGACCTCCTCGCTCGGGCTAATGATGCACTACACTATGAATACCGAGGAGTCCGTTGTCCCTCTCGCCAAAGAGATAGCTCATGTGGAGGCCTATCTGGAGCTGCAGAAGCAGCGGTTCAAGGAACATCTGCACTACACCATTGACATTGCCGAACCTTCCGCTCTGGAACTGCTTGTACCCAAAATGATCCTGCAGCCTCTTGTAGAAAACTGCTTCAAGCATGGATTTGAATCGATGCAAAATGCCGAAATAGACATTAAGCTGGAAAGTGGCGAAGATGGGCTGACTCTTTCAATCCGGGATAACGGGCAGGGCATTTCGCCGGAGAACCTGGAGCGGCTGAAGCAGCGCATGATGCAAGAAGCCTCCGGAGGAACGGTAGGGGGCAGTATCGGTCTGATCAATGTGATCTCAAGACTCTCCTTATTCTTTAATGACGAGGCCGGGGTATCGATAGGACAGGTCCAGCCTTCGGGCTTTTATGTAGTGATCAGAATCCCGCAACGAAAGGACGGCAGGCTCTATGAAAGTACTGATCGTGGATGA
- a CDS encoding MarR family transcriptional regulator, with the protein MEAIPSLVQSKRQIDRYNLDIDAQAILVASRLMAAGAQLGHASEVHFSRFGLSTGRYRVLADLEDNEGEELPSQLAEHLGVTRATVTGLIDTLERDGLVSRRLSSEDGRQRSVVLTEEGDKKLREMAPEHFAWLEAMVGLLSSDERSVFLDLLGRVTQGIAALTNEPGSKPQ; encoded by the coding sequence ATGGAGGCTATTCCCTCCCTTGTACAATCCAAGCGTCAGATTGACCGCTATAACCTCGACATTGACGCACAAGCTATACTTGTCGCGTCTAGGCTAATGGCAGCTGGGGCCCAGCTTGGGCATGCCTCCGAGGTTCATTTCTCCAGATTCGGCTTATCCACAGGCCGATATCGTGTATTGGCCGATCTTGAGGATAACGAAGGAGAAGAGTTGCCTTCGCAATTAGCGGAGCATTTAGGCGTTACACGTGCTACAGTGACGGGTCTGATCGACACTCTTGAACGTGATGGCCTGGTATCCAGGCGATTAAGCTCAGAAGATGGCCGTCAGAGATCGGTTGTTTTGACGGAAGAAGGAGATAAGAAGCTACGTGAAATGGCTCCTGAGCATTTCGCCTGGCTGGAAGCCATGGTGGGCTTACTCAGTAGCGATGAGCGCAGCGTATTTCTCGACTTGCTGGGCCGGGTTACACAGGGCATCGCTGCACTTACGAACGAACCAGGCTCGAAACCGCAATGA
- a CDS encoding ABC transporter substrate-binding protein, with product MKLRSMILTALVLVLAVIGTACRGNNNQVVNDSGPAGATAEPAPTLKIFNFKVEMAEQLDTLVKRYQEETGVNIEVDTCGGGCDYSAGLKTKFNSGDKPDIFFVAGYTDLELWQEYLEDLSDQPWVDDMLDLAKPAITKDGKIYGMPLALEGWGFIYNKDLFRQAGIHYTPATLTQLREAAAKLRAAGIRPFENGYAEWWILGNHLLNTAFAQQPDPLAFIERVKNGSAALTDNTIFKQWTNLIDLTVEYGQPNPLQTDYYTQVANFANGRAAMMQQGTWTQLQLDKLHPNLNIGFLPMPINDDAQAMNKLPVGVANYWVVLKNSRTEEEAKAFLRWLVSSRTGQAFIVDDAKLIPAFKSIPATEAKLGPLSGEILSYIKEGKTLPWLWQLYPGYEANTWQMATQIQSYIGKKIGKEKMLQEFQNIWDDMSAKEASE from the coding sequence ATGAAGCTTAGATCCATGATCTTGACTGCCCTTGTGCTGGTCCTGGCCGTTATTGGCACGGCGTGCCGGGGGAACAATAACCAAGTCGTGAATGACTCCGGCCCGGCAGGTGCGACCGCAGAGCCGGCCCCTACACTCAAGATCTTCAATTTCAAGGTCGAAATGGCCGAGCAGCTGGACACCCTGGTCAAGCGGTATCAGGAGGAGACCGGCGTGAACATTGAAGTTGATACCTGCGGCGGCGGCTGTGATTATAGTGCGGGACTTAAGACAAAGTTCAACTCCGGTGATAAGCCCGACATTTTTTTTGTGGCAGGCTACACCGATCTCGAGTTGTGGCAGGAGTATCTGGAAGATCTGTCCGACCAGCCATGGGTAGACGATATGCTTGATTTGGCCAAGCCGGCTATTACGAAGGACGGCAAGATTTACGGGATGCCGCTCGCCCTGGAAGGCTGGGGCTTCATTTATAACAAGGACCTGTTCCGCCAAGCTGGCATCCATTACACTCCCGCCACGCTGACGCAGCTGCGGGAAGCGGCCGCTAAGCTTAGGGCGGCCGGCATCCGTCCTTTTGAGAACGGCTATGCCGAGTGGTGGATTCTGGGGAATCATCTGCTTAACACCGCATTCGCCCAGCAGCCAGATCCGCTTGCATTTATTGAACGGGTGAAGAATGGCAGCGCCGCTCTGACAGACAATACGATATTTAAGCAATGGACGAACCTGATAGATTTGACCGTCGAGTACGGCCAGCCCAATCCGCTGCAGACGGATTATTACACACAGGTTGCTAACTTTGCGAACGGACGCGCCGCCATGATGCAGCAGGGAACCTGGACGCAGCTGCAGCTCGACAAGCTCCACCCGAACCTCAATATCGGATTTCTGCCGATGCCGATCAACGATGATGCCCAGGCTATGAACAAGCTTCCTGTTGGCGTTGCGAATTATTGGGTGGTGCTGAAGAACTCAAGAACAGAGGAAGAAGCCAAAGCCTTCCTGCGGTGGCTCGTATCTTCCCGCACCGGCCAGGCGTTCATCGTGGATGATGCCAAGCTCATTCCGGCGTTCAAGAGCATTCCGGCAACTGAAGCTAAGCTGGGTCCCCTGTCCGGGGAGATTCTGTCCTACATCAAGGAAGGCAAGACACTCCCCTGGTTATGGCAGCTGTACCCCGGCTACGAAGCGAACACCTGGCAAATGGCCACGCAGATCCAGTCGTATATCGGCAAGAAGATCGGGAAAGAAAAAATGCTTCAGGAATTCCAGAACATCTGGGACGACATGTCGGCAAAAGAAGCAAGCGAATAG
- a CDS encoding SDR family oxidoreductase, whose amino-acid sequence MIVIMGATGTIGRALVERLIDLGVPARALSREPEKLRNQIGEKGRSAIEVAWADAADPESLRRAFTGASQLFLALSNSPRQIEWETSIIQLAGESGIKHIVKISSPAFEQSAPVAVAGWHQEIENALRESGLTHTVLRPYAFMQNIMRFAPTITTQNVFFGSMGNSPCNFIDCRDIADVAAEALTNPEVSGQVYTLTGSEIVSYPQIADRLSALLNRPISYINLEPQELLRNLIEHGHMPPWLANHVVEIQSMATVVPERPNDTVQRLLGREPRKLEAFLHESVENFRYRIINVSCPESIALKSHRLG is encoded by the coding sequence ATGATAGTTATTATGGGAGCAACAGGTACGATAGGCCGTGCGCTTGTGGAACGTTTGATTGATCTTGGTGTGCCCGCCAGGGCTCTGAGCAGAGAGCCGGAGAAGCTGCGTAATCAGATCGGAGAAAAAGGCCGGTCGGCTATCGAGGTCGCATGGGCAGATGCTGCTGACCCCGAATCGCTGCGCCGCGCCTTTACAGGTGCCAGCCAGCTCTTCCTCGCCCTGTCCAACAGTCCAAGACAAATCGAATGGGAAACTTCAATCATTCAGCTTGCAGGCGAATCTGGAATCAAACACATCGTGAAAATATCCAGCCCTGCCTTTGAGCAGAGCGCTCCCGTAGCAGTCGCGGGCTGGCATCAAGAAATCGAGAATGCGCTGAGGGAATCAGGTCTCACCCACACCGTGTTGCGGCCTTATGCGTTCATGCAAAACATAATGCGCTTTGCCCCAACAATTACAACCCAAAATGTTTTCTTCGGCTCTATGGGCAATTCACCATGTAACTTCATTGACTGCCGCGATATCGCAGATGTTGCCGCAGAAGCTCTAACTAACCCTGAGGTGTCCGGCCAAGTATATACGCTTACGGGTTCAGAGATTGTCAGCTATCCTCAGATCGCGGATCGGCTATCCGCTCTGCTTAATCGGCCAATCAGTTACATCAACTTGGAACCCCAGGAACTACTCCGTAATCTTATCGAACACGGGCATATGCCTCCTTGGCTTGCGAACCATGTTGTGGAAATTCAATCCATGGCTACGGTAGTTCCAGAACGTCCAAATGACACTGTGCAGCGCTTGCTCGGCAGAGAGCCGCGTAAGCTGGAAGCCTTTCTGCATGAGAGTGTAGAAAATTTCCGGTATAGGATCATCAACGTGAGTTGCCCGGAATCAATAGCATTGAAATCACACCGTTTGGGCTAA
- the arr gene encoding NAD(+)--rifampin ADP-ribosyltransferase: MNDNKNILDPGPFFHGTKAELKIGDLLEPLYLSNYQDKKSNHIYFTATLDAAKWGAELAKSNSNSKERIYIVEPVGEFENDPNLTDKRFPGNPTRSYRSKSPLKILAELSSWERHSDEEINHMLLSLKKLTEEGKNVIYD, translated from the coding sequence ATGAATGACAACAAAAACATCTTAGATCCAGGTCCGTTCTTCCATGGGACGAAAGCAGAATTGAAAATAGGAGACTTGCTTGAACCCTTGTATTTATCCAATTATCAGGATAAAAAATCGAATCATATCTATTTTACGGCAACGTTAGACGCTGCTAAATGGGGGGCTGAATTAGCAAAATCCAACTCAAATTCAAAAGAGAGAATTTATATTGTGGAGCCCGTAGGTGAGTTCGAGAATGATCCGAATTTGACTGATAAAAGATTTCCCGGAAACCCAACACGTTCATACCGGTCTAAATCCCCTCTGAAGATATTAGCGGAATTAAGTTCATGGGAAAGACATTCCGATGAAGAAATCAATCATATGCTCCTGTCTTTAAAAAAACTAACTGAAGAAGGGAAGAATGTAATATACGATTGA
- a CDS encoding sugar ABC transporter permease, which translates to MYASKKYWMIAWILVLPALLIRIFTTIYPIIETFHISLFEVKLLQGIRRFVGLDNYVQLFHDSKMITSIRFTAIFVVGSMIGHIVLGIILALILNMKFSGQKVLRTIVLLPWAMPMVVIAMASKWAFNNEYGLINDFIRRFAPSFNLDWLIYTNTARSAVIAVDLWKDLPFFAILVLAGLQFISSDMYEAAKIDGAGSIRSFFSITLPLISRNILMLSIFFTMWRITSFDVVYAMTSGGPGESTALIAYRVTTEAFTNLNTGYAASIAVVLFLVMAVLSGLSMSAAKRVDY; encoded by the coding sequence ATGTATGCCAGCAAAAAATATTGGATGATTGCCTGGATTCTTGTACTGCCGGCGCTGCTGATCCGGATCTTCACGACCATATATCCCATTATCGAAACCTTCCATATCAGCTTGTTTGAGGTCAAACTGCTGCAGGGCATCCGCAGGTTTGTCGGCTTGGATAACTATGTTCAGCTTTTCCACGATTCGAAAATGATTACCTCTATCCGGTTTACGGCCATTTTCGTTGTGGGATCGATGATTGGCCATATTGTGCTCGGAATCATCCTGGCGCTAATTCTCAATATGAAATTCAGCGGACAAAAGGTGCTCCGAACCATCGTGCTGCTTCCCTGGGCCATGCCGATGGTCGTGATCGCGATGGCGTCCAAATGGGCCTTCAACAATGAATATGGTCTGATCAATGACTTTATCCGCCGGTTCGCCCCTTCCTTCAATCTGGACTGGTTGATCTACACCAATACAGCCCGCAGCGCCGTAATCGCCGTGGACCTATGGAAGGACCTGCCCTTCTTCGCCATTCTGGTGCTGGCCGGTCTGCAATTCATCTCCTCGGACATGTATGAGGCCGCCAAAATTGACGGAGCCGGAAGCATCCGCTCCTTTTTCAGTATCACGCTTCCGCTTATTTCCAGGAACATTCTGATGCTCAGCATATTCTTTACCATGTGGCGCATCACTTCCTTTGATGTTGTATACGCGATGACAAGCGGCGGGCCGGGTGAGAGCACCGCACTTATTGCCTACCGGGTAACCACCGAAGCGTTTACGAATCTGAATACCGGCTACGCCGCTTCGATTGCCGTCGTGCTGTTCCTGGTGATGGCTGTACTCAGCGGGCTCAGTATGTCGGCAGCCAAACGCGTAGACTATTAA